The Candidatus Eremiobacterota bacterium DNA segment GCGGGTGATCGTCGCGGCCGGCTCGCTCGGGATTCTGCTGGGAGCGCTGCTGCTGCCGATGTTCTTGCAGATGTTCGTGCGCGGGATCGGCGCGTTCGAGCGGCTGCACTCGATCCCGCACGCGCTGCTGCGGCTGTTCGACGTGCGCGTGCTCGCCGATCTGCTGCGCGCGCTGCGACCGCGGCCTCTGCGCCTGGCCGACTTCCCGCTCGAGCGCGTTCCGCGCAAGCTGCTCATCGCGAACATGCTGCTGTTCGGCGTGTACTCGGTCGGCGTCGTCGCCGCGTACTATGCCAGCGTGATGGTGCTCGACGCGCGCACCACCGCGACCGGCCTCTCGGGGCTCGTCAACGGGATCGGCACGGTGGCGTTCTCGCTGTTCGTCGACCCGACCACGGCGTTCATCACCGACCAGACGGTGCGCGGCGAGCGGCCGCGGCGCGACGTGCAGGCGATGATCTTCTGGCTGGTGGTGACCGCGTTCGTCGGGACG contains these protein-coding regions:
- a CDS encoding DUF2837 family protein; the protein is MSAVLEGNVVLAAVLTFLTQAIQIGAYSARYAGVTTGRIATAISLFSLLVTASRLASLFMTPSLGAVADHAANTASKAHLPSVPPAALHVFDLQMRVIVAAGSLGILLGALLLPMFLQMFVRGIGAFERLHSIPHALLRLFDVRVLADLLRALRPRPLRLADFPLERVPRKLLIANMLLFGVYSVGVVAAYYASVMVLDARTTATGLSGLVNGIGTVAFSLFVDPTTAFITDQTVRGERPRRDVQAMIFWLVVTAFVGTLLAQLILFPAAYYIAAVANFWVHLSHH